One window of the Nitrospinota bacterium genome contains the following:
- a CDS encoding Hpt domain-containing protein produces the protein MTLNIEGNEGGRIVVEVDPDLEELIPGYLKNRQKDIEEIREALNNKDFELIQRMGHTMKGSGGGYGFDFISAVGLSLEEGANETSVEKIQDALQDLCDFLERVDVVYK, from the coding sequence ATGACTCTAAATATTGAAGGAAACGAAGGTGGAAGGATTGTCGTAGAAGTCGATCCGGACCTGGAAGAACTGATTCCTGGATATCTTAAAAACCGACAGAAAGATATCGAAGAGATCCGGGAAGCCTTGAACAATAAAGATTTTGAGTTGATCCAACGTATGGGCCACACCATGAAAGGTTCTGGCGGGGGATATGGTTTTGATTTTATCAGCGCCGTTGGTTTGAGTCTGGAAGAGGGCGCAAATGAAACCAGCGTCGAGAAAATTCAAGACGCGTTGCAAGATCTTTGCGATTTTCTTGAACGGGTGGACGTGGTATACAAATAG
- a CDS encoding c-type cytochrome: MKFFIPALLFGCLIITSSVQADSTLPEKLGCTSCHRFSSDEPTESHKAPDLFYAGNKFQKNWLEKFLQNPMVIRKAGTINDPGFLKGAPTLAQPHPALSRKEAAKMTEFLISLSLPDLATEQMDDTPLTKSERVRTKILFERNYGCIACHEGINLAGQARGGISGPSLANAGNRLKANWVFNKLKTPEKILPKSRMPLYKFDDATAIKLTKYMMTLKIGDWK, translated from the coding sequence ATGAAGTTTTTCATACCCGCTCTATTATTTGGATGTCTTATCATAACGTCTTCGGTTCAGGCAGATTCTACCCTTCCTGAAAAACTGGGTTGCACCTCGTGCCACCGATTTTCAAGCGATGAACCCACCGAGTCCCACAAGGCTCCCGACCTGTTTTACGCTGGCAACAAATTTCAAAAAAACTGGCTGGAGAAGTTTCTGCAAAACCCTATGGTCATCCGCAAGGCTGGGACCATCAACGATCCGGGGTTTCTGAAAGGGGCTCCCACTCTGGCCCAACCACATCCCGCGCTCTCTCGCAAAGAGGCTGCAAAGATGACTGAGTTTTTGATATCCCTGTCATTGCCCGATTTGGCCACAGAACAGATGGATGACACACCGCTCACAAAAAGCGAACGAGTGAGAACCAAGATCCTGTTTGAAAGAAATTACGGCTGCATCGCCTGTCACGAGGGGATCAATCTAGCCGGACAAGCCCGTGGCGGCATTTCAGGACCTTCTCTCGCAAACGCGGGCAACCGCCTGAAAGCAAACTGGGTTTTCAATAAACTGAAGACTCCGGAAAAAATTCTACCCAAAAGCCGCATGCCCTTATATAAATTTGATGATGCCACCGCAATCAAACTCACTAAATACATGATGACTCTCAAAATCGGCGATTGGAAATAG
- a CDS encoding glycosyltransferase family 39 protein, whose amino-acid sequence MIALIFYFWSALQSDFSRREAREAIPVANMFQGESIWLPKIHDNQYRTKPPLFYWAGLLSSKALGKVNEISLRLHSVLAGAGAVFLTTLLGCWLFSSVTGFMAGLIVATSLQFTYLSILARIDMLFVFFITLVLTASWKMIHASDARTRSLFSWIATLGLGFAFLTKGPLGLIFPLLAVFIYTRIQKTQLPWGKLLLGPLLMTSFWLIQGSIEGGEEFKSMIYRESIGRITGDPSIAFHNEPFYSYFFMIAYGFLPWSLLLPVVLYQGIQNHLQNSRWLYPAVAFVTLFILLSLVPGKRDAYLVPVYPMVALLIAHGISHSADKVNRPFKGWTWTWQFIMVAVAGLGIFVATVAFKPEILSVLSNLDFVHPNDRWMAERLVQNHFPAKVFFAVATTCLLFSAGMIYKGLKKNSALTSWGSIVVLTLLTLLWVRGPLTRVENFYSSFRTFGEQTSHIVGENSLAGSGEIFEDLRFYLNLHFDNKSPDEAAQILIENSDTYLLIPEIDSKGILQANPGFQVILESSGGIKRKYQLIKDIPMQSKK is encoded by the coding sequence ATGATCGCTCTCATCTTTTATTTTTGGAGCGCCCTGCAATCTGACTTCTCCAGACGCGAGGCCCGCGAGGCGATCCCGGTTGCCAACATGTTTCAAGGGGAAAGCATCTGGCTTCCAAAAATACACGACAACCAATACCGCACCAAACCTCCCTTGTTTTACTGGGCGGGACTCCTGTCCTCCAAGGCCCTGGGAAAAGTCAATGAAATCTCCTTACGGTTGCATTCGGTCCTGGCGGGGGCAGGCGCTGTCTTTCTGACCACGTTATTGGGTTGCTGGCTTTTTTCGTCCGTCACAGGGTTCATGGCCGGTTTGATCGTCGCCACTTCCCTGCAATTCACCTATCTGAGCATCCTTGCCCGCATCGATATGCTTTTTGTTTTTTTTATCACTCTGGTCCTGACGGCTTCCTGGAAAATGATCCATGCCAGTGATGCCCGAACCCGGAGCCTTTTTTCATGGATTGCCACTTTGGGCTTGGGGTTCGCCTTTTTGACCAAAGGTCCCCTGGGCTTGATCTTTCCTTTATTGGCTGTGTTTATTTACACAAGAATCCAGAAAACACAGCTCCCCTGGGGCAAGCTTCTTTTAGGGCCTCTGTTAATGACATCCTTCTGGCTGATCCAGGGGAGCATTGAAGGCGGAGAGGAATTTAAGTCGATGATCTACAGGGAATCCATCGGCCGTATCACAGGAGACCCCTCCATTGCCTTCCACAACGAACCGTTCTATAGTTATTTTTTCATGATTGCTTATGGATTCTTACCGTGGAGTTTGCTCCTCCCTGTCGTTCTCTACCAGGGAATCCAAAACCACTTGCAGAACTCCCGCTGGCTGTATCCTGCCGTGGCTTTTGTCACCTTGTTTATCTTGCTATCGCTGGTTCCTGGAAAACGCGATGCTTATCTGGTCCCGGTCTATCCGATGGTTGCCTTATTGATCGCTCACGGCATTTCCCATTCCGCCGACAAAGTCAACCGCCCCTTCAAGGGATGGACGTGGACATGGCAATTTATCATGGTGGCGGTGGCGGGTTTGGGGATATTTGTTGCCACGGTGGCGTTCAAACCGGAGATACTCTCTGTCTTATCTAATTTGGATTTTGTCCACCCCAATGACCGTTGGATGGCCGAACGTCTGGTCCAGAATCATTTCCCTGCGAAAGTATTTTTTGCCGTCGCCACCACCTGCCTGTTGTTTTCTGCCGGGATGATCTATAAGGGATTGAAAAAAAACTCTGCGCTGACATCCTGGGGATCGATCGTGGTTCTGACCCTGCTGACGCTTCTATGGGTGCGCGGCCCTCTCACCCGTGTGGAGAATTTTTATTCTTCCTTTAGGACTTTTGGCGAGCAGACCAGTCATATCGTAGGTGAAAACTCTTTGGCGGGTTCCGGGGAAATTTTTGAAGACCTGCGTTTCTATCTGAACCTACATTTTGACAATAAAAGTCCTGACGAGGCCGCTCAGATTCTGATCGAAAATTCGGACACTTATTTACTCATCCCCGAAATAGACAGCAAAGGAATTCTGCAGGCAAACCCCGGATTTCAAGTCATCCTGGAATCAAGTGGAGGGATCAAACGAAAGTATCAATTGATTAAAGATATTCCAATGCAATCCAAAAAGTAA
- the ilvB gene encoding biosynthetic-type acetolactate synthase large subunit, producing MKTKPTKTKKNTPSVKSKPSSNGNQIMKGRDIIVRALELAGVEVIFGYPGGTSMEIHQGLTLSKQIRMVLPRHEQGGSFAAGGYARSTGKVGVCMATSGPGAVNLLTGIIDAKMDSIPLVAITGQVPSTVLGSDAFQETDIVGATFPLVKHSYMIQDINDIPKVIQEAFVIAKSGRPGPVLIDIPKDIQQQETVPDFDIEFDCPSYKPNLQPSSMQIKKAMHAIKEAKRPLIYAGGGIITSEASKELRAFVKKTGIPITTTLMGLGAYPSEDPLSLRMLGMHGAVYANISINHADLVIALGVRFDDRVTGKLAEFCKGAKFIQVDIDPSEINKNRIVDIPIQGDVKLALKKMNDLVDSKMDIQPWVEQVQAWKKEFPLQYEMHKKHIVPQHVIVELNKLAEKDAIVSVGVGQHQMWTAQYWNFEEPLNWLCSSGLGAMGFGLPAAMGAQVAHPDRQVINIEGDGSFLMNIQELQTLKIENIPVKNVVLNNAHLGMVAQWEDRFYKSLRGHTFLGDAHFADVASAFGIKSESISKPEEVVPALKRMLKHKGPYVLDVKYPYNDKSMGHVMPMIPSNHTYLDTFLDEKHTLKQYWQKKGVLKD from the coding sequence ATGAAAACAAAACCAACCAAAACAAAAAAAAATACTCCTTCCGTGAAATCCAAGCCATCTTCTAATGGCAACCAGATCATGAAAGGCCGGGATATCATTGTACGGGCTTTGGAACTTGCGGGAGTTGAAGTTATTTTTGGTTACCCCGGCGGGACTTCCATGGAGATCCACCAGGGTTTGACTTTGAGCAAACAAATCCGCATGGTATTGCCCCGTCACGAGCAGGGTGGCTCTTTTGCCGCCGGAGGCTATGCCAGAAGCACCGGCAAAGTAGGCGTGTGCATGGCAACATCCGGCCCTGGAGCCGTGAACCTGTTGACCGGGATCATTGATGCTAAAATGGACTCCATCCCTCTCGTGGCCATCACCGGGCAGGTTCCCTCTACCGTTTTAGGCAGCGACGCTTTCCAGGAAACGGACATCGTCGGGGCCACATTCCCATTGGTGAAACACAGCTACATGATTCAGGATATCAACGATATCCCCAAGGTGATTCAAGAAGCGTTCGTCATCGCTAAATCCGGACGACCGGGGCCGGTATTGATAGATATTCCAAAAGATATCCAGCAACAGGAAACCGTTCCCGACTTTGACATTGAGTTTGATTGCCCGAGCTACAAACCCAATTTGCAACCCTCGTCCATGCAGATTAAGAAAGCCATGCATGCGATCAAGGAAGCCAAGCGGCCGCTCATTTACGCCGGAGGCGGCATCATCACGTCCGAGGCTTCCAAAGAGTTGCGTGCCTTTGTCAAAAAAACCGGGATACCGATCACCACCACCCTCATGGGCCTTGGGGCTTATCCCTCCGAGGATCCGCTTTCGCTGAGAATGCTGGGCATGCACGGCGCCGTCTATGCCAATATCTCCATCAATCATGCGGACCTGGTGATCGCGCTTGGCGTGCGTTTTGACGACCGTGTCACCGGAAAACTAGCCGAGTTTTGTAAAGGGGCCAAGTTCATTCAGGTGGATATCGACCCCTCGGAAATCAATAAAAACCGCATCGTCGATATTCCCATTCAGGGAGATGTGAAGCTCGCCCTGAAAAAAATGAACGATCTGGTGGACTCAAAGATGGATATCCAGCCCTGGGTCGAGCAAGTCCAGGCCTGGAAAAAAGAGTTCCCTTTACAGTATGAAATGCACAAAAAACATATCGTTCCTCAACACGTGATCGTTGAATTGAATAAATTGGCCGAGAAAGACGCCATCGTGTCTGTAGGCGTGGGACAGCACCAGATGTGGACGGCACAATACTGGAACTTTGAGGAACCCTTGAACTGGCTCTGCTCTTCGGGTCTCGGAGCCATGGGGTTTGGTCTGCCTGCGGCGATGGGCGCCCAGGTCGCTCATCCGGACCGGCAGGTTATCAATATCGAAGGCGATGGCAGTTTTCTCATGAACATTCAGGAACTGCAAACGCTAAAAATTGAAAACATCCCTGTAAAAAATGTGGTTCTCAATAACGCGCACCTCGGAATGGTGGCGCAATGGGAAGACCGTTTTTATAAATCCCTGCGCGGTCACACTTTTTTGGGAGACGCTCATTTTGCAGATGTGGCCAGCGCCTTCGGCATCAAATCGGAAAGCATCAGCAAACCTGAAGAAGTCGTTCCGGCGTTAAAGCGCATGCTGAAACACAAGGGGCCTTATGTGCTGGACGTAAAATATCCCTATAATGACAAGAGCATGGGACACGTCATGCCCATGATTCCCTCCAACCATACTTATCTGGATACCTTCCTGGATGAGAAACACACCCTCAAGCAATACTGGCAAAAAAAGGGCGTTCTCAAGGACTGA
- a CDS encoding MBL fold metallo-hydrolase: MVVKNWKIVLFVWIVAGFLNVLPLSKAAAKTVEVLPNIFTIVHGEGSDSNTTFIITKEGVIVIDTGVSPAEAEKVMAEITKRTDLPIVYTINTHYHGDHTFGNQVFRSSKTIIAHKNVRRSLIGASGKEHLKKFKALDIPGLDAVQVTPPTMIYEKNMELYLGGYHLQLVHLGRGHTDGDTLIILQELRTVIAGGLIYNRQFPDLGDGYVEEWIAGLQYLEDQDNELVIPGHGDVGGKPIIIAMKHYLITLKSLVLEQVKKGKNLKETKEILHPVLQGKYESWGQAKRIDSNIERAYLEYSFKEGL, encoded by the coding sequence ATGGTTGTGAAAAATTGGAAAATAGTTCTTTTCGTGTGGATTGTTGCGGGGTTTCTAAATGTTTTGCCTCTTTCTAAGGCCGCCGCTAAAACCGTGGAAGTGTTGCCGAACATTTTTACCATTGTCCATGGAGAAGGGAGCGATTCCAATACCACCTTCATCATAACCAAAGAAGGGGTGATCGTGATCGATACCGGGGTGAGCCCGGCGGAAGCTGAAAAAGTCATGGCGGAGATCACGAAACGTACGGATCTGCCCATTGTCTATACCATCAACACGCACTACCACGGCGACCATACCTTTGGCAATCAAGTGTTTCGCAGTAGTAAGACCATCATTGCCCACAAAAATGTGAGACGTTCCCTTATAGGGGCTTCCGGTAAAGAACATTTGAAGAAGTTCAAAGCCCTCGATATTCCCGGATTGGATGCCGTCCAGGTGACGCCGCCGACTATGATTTATGAGAAAAATATGGAATTGTATCTGGGCGGGTATCATCTGCAATTGGTTCACCTGGGGCGGGGCCATACAGATGGGGATACGTTAATAATTTTGCAGGAACTCAGGACCGTGATTGCCGGCGGCCTGATTTATAACCGCCAGTTTCCAGATCTCGGGGATGGCTATGTCGAGGAATGGATTGCGGGGTTACAGTATTTGGAAGACCAGGACAATGAGCTGGTGATTCCCGGCCATGGGGATGTTGGCGGCAAGCCGATCATCATTGCCATGAAACATTACCTTATTACTTTAAAAAGCCTTGTCCTTGAGCAGGTAAAAAAGGGAAAAAATCTCAAAGAGACAAAAGAAATCCTGCACCCTGTTTTACAGGGAAAATATGAATCCTGGGGACAAGCCAAGAGAATCGACAGCAATATTGAGCGGGCTTACTTGGAATACAGTTTTAAGGAAGGGCTTTAA
- a CDS encoding cytochrome c, producing the protein MISKNCLLLVGSIVLLLTGCGENARETPRVVPPTTPQTAEAPSTPPTPALETYPVTEKTRDVYQWYCTQCHGVTGKGNGINAKLLTVPPRDHTKADYLETRTDSQLFDAIQQGGLAVGRAPCMPSWGNTLDEDTIHSLVRYIRELCECEAI; encoded by the coding sequence ATGATCTCAAAAAACTGTCTATTGCTTGTTGGCTCGATCGTGTTGCTATTGACCGGCTGTGGGGAGAATGCCAGGGAAACTCCCAGGGTTGTCCCACCGACAACGCCACAGACAGCAGAGGCCCCATCGACGCCGCCAACCCCGGCCCTCGAAACATACCCGGTCACCGAAAAAACCAGAGACGTGTACCAGTGGTATTGCACCCAGTGTCATGGGGTGACGGGCAAGGGCAATGGCATCAACGCTAAACTGTTGACCGTACCGCCCCGAGATCACACGAAGGCGGATTATCTTGAGACCCGCACCGACTCCCAATTGTTCGATGCCATCCAACAGGGCGGCCTGGCGGTCGGACGGGCACCCTGCATGCCCAGTTGGGGAAACACTCTGGATGAGGACACCATCCATTCCCTCGTCCGCTACATCCGGGAATTGTGCGAATGTGAGGCGATCTGA
- a CDS encoding phosphotransferase codes for MTNPPASGPPTPLARFDTATLEASVKSIAGSGVNAVACTPLLGDASDRSYFRVTYQTDLADTHSTSMILMQLQAPVPHQETDFTRILKFLNALKLPVPELFYYNSEKGLLFLEDCGHATLEDWVREHPEDKAACYRQAVELLARLHHRATKNIDADCPAYHLKFDVEKLMWELDFMLEHYVKGLKKISLTAQELEKIRGHFLSLSETLAAQEPTFTHRDYHSRNLMVTDGRLILLDFQDARMGPCQYDLVSLLKDSYVRLDDAFRNEMIEHFIQQKEKEETRAVDRQEFIRIFEWMSIQRNLKAVGTFAYQSVVKKKHRYLEYIPQTLDYVRQTLSAQSDLSGLKQILTQYIPGLVAKNTQGK; via the coding sequence ATGACCAACCCACCCGCTTCGGGACCACCCACCCCTCTGGCTCGGTTTGATACCGCCACTCTAGAAGCATCTGTAAAGTCGATTGCAGGCTCTGGGGTGAACGCTGTGGCCTGCACCCCACTTTTGGGCGATGCGTCGGATAGAAGCTATTTTCGAGTGACTTATCAAACAGACTTGGCAGACACCCATTCAACATCCATGATACTCATGCAGTTGCAGGCCCCTGTTCCTCACCAGGAAACGGATTTCACGCGAATATTAAAATTTTTAAATGCGCTGAAATTACCGGTTCCCGAATTATTCTATTATAATTCCGAGAAAGGCCTCCTTTTTCTTGAAGATTGCGGTCACGCCACACTCGAAGACTGGGTCCGGGAACATCCCGAGGATAAGGCCGCGTGTTACCGCCAGGCTGTGGAATTGCTGGCCAGACTGCACCACCGCGCCACAAAAAATATCGACGCCGATTGCCCAGCCTATCATCTTAAATTTGATGTTGAAAAACTGATGTGGGAACTGGACTTTATGCTGGAGCATTACGTGAAGGGTCTGAAAAAAATTTCCTTGACGGCACAGGAATTGGAGAAAATCCGGGGACATTTTCTGTCTCTCTCAGAAACCCTGGCCGCCCAGGAGCCTACCTTCACGCATCGCGACTACCATTCCAGAAACCTGATGGTGACGGACGGCAGGCTCATCCTTCTGGATTTCCAGGACGCCCGGATGGGTCCCTGCCAGTATGACCTGGTATCTTTGCTGAAGGATTCCTACGTCCGCCTGGATGATGCGTTCCGCAACGAAATGATAGAACACTTTATCCAACAGAAAGAAAAAGAAGAGACTCGTGCCGTCGATCGCCAGGAGTTCATCCGGATATTCGAATGGATGTCCATTCAGCGTAATTTAAAAGCGGTGGGAACCTTTGCTTATCAAAGCGTCGTCAAGAAAAAACACCGCTACCTTGAATATATCCCGCAAACGCTGGACTACGTGCGACAGACTTTGAGCGCACAGTCGGATCTTTCGGGACTCAAGCAAATCCTGACCCAGTATATTCCGGGACTGGTTGCAAAAAATACGCAAGGAAAATAA
- the yihA gene encoding ribosome biogenesis GTP-binding protein YihA/YsxC — MKVISAEFLTGAVSQKQYPHSSCPEFAFAGRSNVGKSSLLRSLLNRKKLVRTSSTPGKTQHINFFKVNEDLIFTDLPGYGFAKVPAVIQRKWKQMIEQYLLTRTSLTALIFIIDLRRNPTSLDLELKEWLDANAIGYILVATKCDKLSAGEKSKQIKKIKAAFIGEGPRELIVYSSKSGLGRKELWSHITKLANQQRMEPEKKEELEVELQEEREG, encoded by the coding sequence GTGAAAGTTATTTCCGCAGAATTTCTAACGGGAGCAGTTTCCCAAAAACAATATCCTCACAGTTCCTGCCCGGAGTTTGCCTTCGCAGGACGCTCCAATGTCGGGAAGTCTTCCCTGCTACGATCTTTGCTCAACCGCAAAAAACTGGTGCGCACCAGCTCCACACCAGGGAAAACCCAGCACATCAATTTTTTCAAGGTCAACGAAGACCTGATCTTCACCGACCTTCCCGGTTATGGATTCGCAAAAGTCCCGGCGGTCATTCAGCGCAAGTGGAAACAAATGATCGAACAATATCTGCTCACCAGGACATCTCTGACCGCCTTGATATTTATCATCGACCTGCGTCGCAATCCAACATCGCTGGATCTGGAGCTGAAAGAATGGCTCGATGCGAATGCGATCGGCTACATCCTGGTGGCAACAAAATGCGACAAGCTTTCCGCCGGAGAAAAGAGCAAACAGATAAAAAAAATAAAAGCGGCTTTTATCGGGGAAGGGCCCAGGGAGTTGATCGTGTATTCAAGTAAAAGCGGTCTGGGGCGAAAGGAATTGTGGAGCCACATTACAAAATTGGCGAACCAACAAAGAATGGAACCTGAAAAAAAGGAAGAGTTGGAAGTTGAGCTTCAGGAAGAGCGCGAGGGCTAA
- a CDS encoding (2Fe-2S) ferredoxin domain-containing protein, with protein MPKPSYHILVCTNKRPPGHPRGSCGENGAESLLEKFSMGIEEKMLFGKAIISSSSCLGPCSIGPVVVVYPDGVWYSKVKPEDVGEILDKHIGQGQKVERLEIPDELWG; from the coding sequence ATGCCAAAACCAAGTTATCATATCCTTGTTTGTACCAACAAGAGGCCGCCGGGTCATCCCCGTGGGTCCTGTGGTGAAAACGGGGCTGAAAGCCTGCTCGAAAAATTTTCGATGGGCATTGAGGAAAAAATGTTGTTCGGAAAAGCGATCATTTCCAGTTCCTCATGTCTCGGCCCCTGTTCCATCGGCCCTGTGGTAGTGGTCTACCCGGATGGCGTCTGGTATAGCAAGGTCAAACCTGAAGACGTTGGTGAAATCCTGGACAAACACATTGGCCAAGGGCAAAAGGTCGAACGGTTAGAAATTCCTGATGAACTTTGGGGATAA
- a CDS encoding Ppx/GppA phosphatase family protein: MKPTASIDIGSNTVRLLILQAGAHESFRELDSARRITRLGEGMDANKRLAPEPMEATLQALEEFREICRKYGDIPIRAVATSAVREAENKEEFLQQALKRTGIVIEAISWDEEARLTLEGVFWKIPHQKRKILTFDIGGGSTEFILSNGRQIAGSLSTPLGVVRLTEKFISRHPILDTDYANLTAHIQSVLSAVKSQLPEIHPEIAIGTAGTVTTLAALDQNIYPYDPEKIHGVSLPLNRIQSIQDDLKTRSLEQRLLLKPLERGREDLIIAGVAIVLETLRTFGCPDLLVSETSLREGIILSALANTSKTTPGDSGRD; encoded by the coding sequence ATGAAACCAACCGCTTCTATCGACATCGGGTCCAATACGGTGAGGCTCTTGATCCTGCAAGCCGGGGCGCATGAAAGTTTCCGTGAACTCGACTCCGCACGCCGAATCACGCGGCTGGGGGAAGGAATGGATGCTAATAAACGCCTGGCTCCCGAACCGATGGAAGCCACGCTACAGGCCCTGGAAGAGTTTCGGGAGATTTGCCGGAAATACGGTGACATCCCCATTCGCGCGGTGGCGACAAGCGCTGTCCGGGAAGCTGAAAATAAAGAGGAGTTTCTTCAGCAAGCCCTTAAGCGAACGGGCATCGTGATCGAGGCGATCTCATGGGACGAAGAAGCCCGGCTGACTCTGGAAGGGGTATTTTGGAAAATTCCTCACCAAAAACGCAAAATTCTGACTTTCGATATTGGCGGTGGCAGTACGGAGTTCATCCTTTCCAATGGCAGACAAATTGCCGGGTCTCTCAGCACCCCTCTGGGGGTGGTTCGGCTGACTGAAAAATTTATCTCCCGGCATCCCATTTTGGACACGGATTACGCAAACCTGACGGCCCACATCCAATCGGTTTTATCTGCGGTTAAAAGTCAATTACCGGAAATTCACCCTGAAATTGCCATTGGAACCGCAGGGACCGTAACCACTCTTGCGGCGCTGGACCAAAATATTTATCCTTACGATCCAGAGAAAATACATGGCGTGTCTCTGCCTCTCAACCGGATTCAAAGCATTCAGGATGACTTGAAAACCAGGTCTCTCGAGCAAAGGCTACTGTTAAAGCCTCTTGAACGGGGCCGGGAAGATCTGATCATTGCCGGAGTCGCCATCGTCCTGGAAACACTGCGTACCTTCGGGTGCCCGGATCTCCTGGTCAGCGAAACCAGTTTACGCGAAGGAATCATCCTGAGTGCCCTTGCCAATACCTCCAAAACAACGCCGGGGGACTCTGGAAGGGATTGA
- the lptG gene encoding LPS export ABC transporter permease LptG codes for MILKRYVLKTFLSFYLVSATGFVGVFLIGDFFERVDEFISRGAPMTDMILYYFYKIPFVTFYMAPQAVLLATVMTISSLAKTNEIIAMKACGVSITRITLPVIATSLVIALLVLASSEFITPKTSQQMNHIFYVKVRGGQTSIIHIEKEKIWYKSKTGSIWNIGQFDSDKLTLSNVSIFLTSENQFITQRIDADQAIWIDNQWQFMEGSIRSFGPKGLETTEFFEKRSFIVPEIPADFVIHKKRQEEMSVRNMYEEIKEDQSMGRDVVGKWVDFNYRLSYPFIAVVLSIIGIPLSLRSSRHGGLLFSVAINLASGVSFSFLYAMCLSLGRGGTFDPVLATWGPIVLFICMGFYLLLTIDSEKALPFLK; via the coding sequence ATGATTTTAAAACGCTACGTATTAAAAACATTTCTTTCCTTTTATCTGGTGTCGGCCACAGGCTTTGTAGGGGTTTTTCTGATCGGCGATTTTTTTGAGCGGGTGGATGAGTTTATCAGCCGGGGAGCGCCCATGACGGACATGATTTTATACTATTTTTATAAAATCCCTTTCGTCACATTTTACATGGCGCCTCAGGCCGTATTGCTGGCCACGGTCATGACCATTTCTTCCCTGGCAAAGACCAATGAAATCATCGCCATGAAAGCGTGCGGGGTCAGCATCACGCGTATCACACTTCCCGTTATCGCGACCTCTCTGGTCATCGCCCTTTTGGTGCTTGCCAGCAGTGAATTTATCACTCCGAAAACCAGTCAGCAAATGAACCATATTTTTTATGTCAAAGTCCGGGGAGGACAAACCAGCATCATCCACATAGAAAAGGAAAAAATCTGGTACAAATCAAAAACCGGGTCCATCTGGAATATTGGGCAATTCGATTCCGACAAATTGACGTTGTCGAACGTGAGTATATTTTTAACCAGCGAAAATCAATTCATCACCCAACGCATCGACGCCGATCAAGCCATTTGGATCGACAACCAATGGCAGTTTATGGAGGGTTCCATTCGCTCATTTGGACCCAAGGGATTGGAAACAACAGAATTTTTTGAGAAGAGGTCTTTTATCGTCCCCGAAATACCTGCCGATTTCGTCATCCATAAAAAGCGTCAGGAAGAAATGAGCGTTAGAAATATGTATGAAGAAATTAAGGAAGATCAATCGATGGGCAGAGATGTGGTGGGTAAATGGGTGGATTTTAATTACCGATTGTCCTACCCCTTCATCGCGGTTGTACTGTCCATCATAGGGATTCCTCTCTCCTTAAGATCCAGCCGGCATGGAGGGTTGTTATTTTCCGTGGCCATCAACCTGGCCAGTGGCGTGTCGTTTTCGTTTCTCTATGCCATGTGCCTTTCTCTGGGGCGGGGGGGGACCTTTGATCCCGTTCTGGCCACCTGGGGTCCAATCGTCCTTTTCATCTGCATGGGCTTTTATCTCCTGCTCACCATTGATAGCGAAAAAGCCCTGCCTTTCCTCAAATGA